The proteins below are encoded in one region of Triticum aestivum cultivar Chinese Spring chromosome 1B, IWGSC CS RefSeq v2.1, whole genome shotgun sequence:
- the LOC123142619 gene encoding uncharacterized protein: protein MTSAIRSAAALRQRLPRLLSSATRSVPRALEEERRFLFRRAGPPAMGDPRLFSSSSTGKSYTHPCKLNLRHKKQSLEDSLAYLNRMAKKEARDWREMRQHLEASEQRQIELEKVYKRQDRVVNCAAAALFLALLAGNVFFG from the exons atgACGTCGGCGATCCGCTCCGCTGCGGCGCTCCGTCAGCGGCTTCCACGCCTCCTGTCCTCCGCCACAAGATCTGTGCCGCGAGCGCTTGAGGAGGAGCGGCGCTTTCTGTTCCGGCGCGCCGGCCCGCCGGCCATGGGGGATCCTCGACTTTTCAGCTCCAGTTCCACCGGGAAGTCCTACACG CATCCTTGTAAACTCAACCTGCGGCACAAAAAGCAATCCCTGGAGGACAGCTTGGCATACCTTAACAGGATGGCGAAGAAGGAAGCTCGTGACTGGAGAGAGATGAGGCAACATCTTGAAGCATCGGAGCAAAGACAAATAGAGCTCGAGAAAGT GTACAAGCGACAGGATAGGGTGGTAAATTGTGCCGCTGCCGCTCTATTCCTTGCCTTGTTAGCCGGCAATGTGTTCTTTGGTTGA